In Methanocella paludicola SANAE, the sequence AAATATATAGGCTCATATCGATTATGGGCTACTTGCTATGTTCCGGAAGGCCCTCATCACAATTAGTTTTCTGGCATGTATCTGCCTCGCTGTGTCGGCGAACGCCCAGGAAGCGCAAAATGTTACGACGCTTTACTGGTCGCCCGTGACCCTCGTATACCCGTCCACGACATTCACCATCGAAGACGCGAAAGACATCAACTACACGATATACGACGAGCTCGGAGCGCAGAGCGTCCACGTTTCGGTCATCACGGCCCAGCTATACCTGAACGGGGCGCCTTACCACATGGCCAACATCCCGATCACATTCTCATCCGATAACGACAGCATCGCCTACCTGGAGCCCTACAACCGGACCAGGCCCAGCGACGCCAACGGGCAGGCGAAGATACTACTTATCGCCCACAACCGGACCGGATTCGTGAACATCACGGCCGAGTCGGAGATCATCTATGGGCACAGGCTCAGCGACACCTGCCGTGTCCGGGTCGTGGGCTGGGGCACCGTATCGGGCATCGTCACCGACCAGAACCGCAATGGCATCCATGACGCCACCGTGACGCTGTGGCACTGGAACGGCACCGCAAATACGAAGATGCTCGCCTCGAAGGACAACCCGCAGCTTTCAAACGACGGCAGGACCGCCGCGCCGGGCATGTACACGTTCGTCTACGTGCCGGTGGGCTCGTACAACGTGACCGCCGAAAAGGAAGGCCACAGCTATTACCGGCTGATCGACATGTACGAGGGCTCGGGCACTATAACAGCTAATGTCGCCATACCGGATTATGTGTTCATATCCCCCGCCACGCTCACGCCGACGCCCAGTGCTTCGCCAACGACAGGGGCTCCGTCCGCAACGCCCGTCCCGACTCCTGCGCTGCCGGCATTACTGGCAGCCGGGGCTATCGTGGCGGCAGCGACGATAAAAAGAAGGCTCTAATCATAAGATTAGCCCTAATCATAATATCGGCCCTAATATCCTGAGTTGTGCAGGAACCCCGTGGCCGAATCGAGCAGCGCCACGGCTACCCCT encodes:
- a CDS encoding carboxypeptidase-like regulatory domain-containing protein → MFRKALITISFLACICLAVSANAQEAQNVTTLYWSPVTLVYPSTTFTIEDAKDINYTIYDELGAQSVHVSVITAQLYLNGAPYHMANIPITFSSDNDSIAYLEPYNRTRPSDANGQAKILLIAHNRTGFVNITAESEIIYGHRLSDTCRVRVVGWGTVSGIVTDQNRNGIHDATVTLWHWNGTANTKMLASKDNPQLSNDGRTAAPGMYTFVYVPVGSYNVTAEKEGHSYYRLIDMYEGSGTITANVAIPDYVFISPATLTPTPSASPTTGAPSATPVPTPALPALLAAGAIVAAATIKRRL